Genomic segment of Arachis hypogaea cultivar Tifrunner chromosome 16, arahy.Tifrunner.gnm2.J5K5, whole genome shotgun sequence:
ACAGTAATGGACGATTTTGTTGTCTTACGAGATTCCACAGCTTacaacatcatcctggggagaaaaACCATCAACGACCCTGGGGCAGCGATTAGCACGAAGCTGCTCGTAATGAAGTTTGTTACTGATGACGGATCCGTAGGATCCATCAGAGGAGACTTGAAAACGGCAGTCGCCTGCGACCACGCCAGTCTCTCTCTCAGGAAAAAGTTCAAAGAAGCATCGAGGGTTTTCCTTGCCGACCTGGATGCCAGAATAGATGACAAGCCCAGACCTGAGCCAGAAGGGGACTTGGAAAAATTCAGGGTCGATGATGGGGAGGAAAAGTTCACGTTCATAAACAGAAACCTCCCCCATGAGTTAAAGAAGCCTTTGATGGAGATGATCAGAGCCAATGCCGACCTCTTCGCTTGGACGCCagccgacatgccagggatagatcccCAACTCATGTCACACTATCTGGCCGTCAAGCCGGAAGCTAAGCCAGTGGcccagaggaggaggaagatgtcaCAGGAAAGGGCAGAAGAGGTGGCCAAGCAGACGGCCAACCTCCTTGAAGCAGGGTTCATCCGAGAGCTGGACTACTCGATGTGGCTGTCGAACGTGGTCTTGGTGAAAAAGCACAATgggaggtggagaatgtgcgtagactattccgacctcaacaaggcatgtcccaaggactgcTATCCCCTCCCCAACATTGACGCACTCGTCGACGCGGCGGCGGGGTACCgttatctgagcttcatggacgcctactctgggtacaatcagataccgatgcaccgacccgacgaggacaaaacggcgttcataacgccaggaagGATCTATTGCTACAAGatgatgccatttggtctgaaaAATGCTGGCGCCACGTACCAGAGactgatgaacaagatattcagtgagctcataggcaagacagtagaagtctacgtggacgacatcctcGTGAAAACCACACAGCCCGACGATCTCCTAAGCAACCTGGGGGGCGTGTTCGCGGCCctccgacaacacggcatgaggctcaacccgctcAAATGCGCGTTTGCCATGGAGGCTGGGAAGTTCTTGGGATTCATGATCACCCAAAGAGAAGTAGAAGCCAACCCTGAGATGTGTCAAGCGATTCTCCAGATCAAGAGCCCGGGTTGTATCAAAGATGTCCAACGGTTGGCAGGAAGGCTGACGACATTATCCCGCTTCCTCGGCGCATCGGCAGCGAAAGCcctaccctttttcaaaattggaAGTGTGCAGCGATTCACAGGTCGTCACCTCGCAAGTAAACGGAAGCTATCAAGCCAGGGACCCCCTCCTGCAAAAGTATTTGGAAAAAGTCAGAGAGTTGACTAGGCAGTTCCTAGAGGTCACGGTCCAACACGTtccaagagaaaggaacacacgggcagacctcctatcTAAACTAGCGAGCACGAAACCGGGAATGGGCAACCGGTCTCTCATCCAGGGCATGGTGAAGGAACCAACGGTTGCCCTCCATATAACGGAGTCAAGCCCTTCCTGGTTGGACCCCATCACAAACTTCCTGGAACACGGCAAGTTGCCTGACGATGAGAAAGCAACCAAAACGTTGAGAAGGGAGGCAGCCAGATATGCAATCATACAAGGACAACTGTTCAGAAAGGGGCTCAGCCAACCCCTATTGAAGTGCTtacaccccgaccagacggactatgtacttagagaagtccacgagggatgttgcggccaccacatcgggggcaaagccctagcaaagaagctcatccgagctggaTATTACTGGCCATCAATGATGAGAGACTCCAAAGAATTTGTCAGAAAATGCGTAAAATGTCAagaaaacgccaacttccacaaagcgCCGGCTTCCGAGCTGAGTTTACTAACGTCTACACGACCTTTCGCTCAATGGGGAGTTGACCTCTTAGGGCCTTTCCCAGTCGGCCCAGGACAAGTTAAATATCTCATAGTcgccatcgactactacaccaaatggatagaggctgaaCCACTAGCCAGCATATCCTCGTCCAATTgcaggaagttcatgtggagacaaGTGATAACCCATTTCGGTATCCCGAAGGTCGTCATTTCGGATAATGGGACGCAGTTCACCGACAAGAAATTTACGGAATTCCTCACCGGCCTGgggataaaataaaagttttcctCAGTAGAACATCCCCAGACGAACGGACAAGTGGAGTCCGCAAACAAAGTCATCCTACTAGGCCTCAAGAAACGCTTAGACAGCAAGAAAGGCGCATGGGCCGACGAGCTCGCTTCGGTACTCTGGTCCTACCGGACAACCGAGCAAAGCTCTACCGGGAAAACCCCCTTTCGCCTAACGTACGGGGTCAACACAGTGATACCCGTGGAAATTAGCGAACCGAGTCCACAGTTACTTCTCGCAGGAGTAGACGAAGCGGTAGAAAAGGACCTGGTAGAAGAGACCAGAGAGATGGCCCACTTGTCAGAAACGGCACTAAAACAAAGAATAGCCCTGCGCTACAACACTAAAGTCCTCATGAGGGATTTTGAGGAAAGAGACCTCGTCCTGCAACGCAACGACGTCGGTTTACCGACCCCAGGGGAAAGAAAActggcggcaaactgggaaggtccctacagaatcAAAGAAGTGCTCGGCAAAGGCGCCTACAAGCTCGAGAGACTCGACGGCAAAGAAATCCCAAGGACATGGAACGCAGGTAACCTAAGGAGGTTCTACTCGTAACCTGGGCGCACCGACCAAGGGGCCTAGCGGGCTAATAGATGCTTACTCTATTCACATGTTAACTTTTAGCTATTTATCTTTATCAAATACTTGCCATGTTAACGAACTTGTTTGGCTAACGATTAATTCTTACTTGTCAAAATTTTATCTACTACTTCCCAATACATATTTTACACGACCGCGTCCTTCAACGGCAACCCGGGTTTGATCACCCCGGGAGCTAGACGGATTATAGCAATGACTAATGGCCGCGACAACACGACCAAAACGGTCCAAACCGTTACCAATGTAAACGGCGAAACGGACACAAATGATAAGTCCACACCAGAAAAACGGTAACAAAACATAATACGCTACTAAACAAACAAGATGAAGGCAATAATAAAAGGCCGACCAGGCGACCACCAGAAAGTAGCAAAAGTCTCGACAATCACAAAAAGGATCAACAAGTATCTTACAAAACCACATAAAAAACACAAGTTACAAAAGCTCACTTCCGAGGCATGTCGACAATCTTGCCGTCT
This window contains:
- the LOC140179975 gene encoding uncharacterized protein, which produces MGNRSLIQGMVKEPTVALHITESSPSWLDPITNFLEHGKLPDDEKATKTLRREAARYAIIQGQLFRKGLSQPLLKCLHPDQTDYTNGQVESANKVILLGLKKRLDSKKGAWADELASVLWSYRTTEQSSTGKTPFRLTYGVNTVIPVEISEPSPQLLLAGVDEAVEKDLVEETREMAHLSETALKQRIALRYNTKVLMRDFEERDLVLQRNDVGLPTPGERKLAANWEGPYRIKEVLGKGAYKLERLDGKEIPRTWNAGNLRRFYS